The genomic DNA AAAGTTATCTTTCTACTATATCTTTATTTCCCCTCAAAAATTTTATAGTAAGAATTTCATCCACAAACAATGTTACTAAAAGTATAGTTACAACAATTGGCCAATAAGGTATTATAAGACTATATAAACTATCAACTATATACACTTGAAAATATCTAACTCCAATAAATGTCAATATAGTCCAATATACAGAAAACTTTAGACATACTATTCCTCTACTATTGTACTTATAATCTGAATAATCCCAATAGACCTTATTAAAATATACTTTCATAAGTATTCCTGTAATATATTCTACTACTGTCGGCACTACTAGACATAATAAAAGCAATGCAAATATATTATTGGGGTCAATAAATCTTGAGACCTCTATTATAATCGACATTGCAATTGCATACATTGGTTTAAATGGACCATTTAAAAATCCATCTTCTTGAAAATGCCCTTGTTTATAATAACTATATAAGTTTTCAATTATCCAACCTATAAAACCATACAAGAAAAAATTAAATAAAAAATATAATAGAGAACCTACATTATCCATGAATATTCCTCCTAGCTGTTTATACTTATTTTTTCTCATATTCATGGATTTATTCTAAATCAAAGAAATTATATTTAATTTATTTAATTAATACTTTATATTATAGATTGTGACATTCTTTAGAGTTTAAACTTTTTAGGTATTCTCTAACTTCCAGTAAATTTTCAAGTATCTTATGTGATTGTGATTTAATTTGCTCATCTGGCTCTTTTAAATCTGGTACATTTATACATCTTATACCACCATTGTATGCAGCTTCGACTCCCATAGGCGAATCCTCTATGACAATACAATTTTTGGGATTAACATTTATCTTTTTAGCTGCTTTTAGGAATATCTCAGGGTTTGGTTTCGAGTTTACAACATCATCTCCACAAACTATAGCATCAAAGTAATCTTTTAAATTTGCCTTAGCTAATCTCTTTACTGCTCTTTCTCTCTTTGTTGATGTTGCAACAGCCATTTTGTATCCATTTTCTTTTAAAAAAGAGATTAGTTCATTGACTCCTAATTTGATAGGAGCTCCCTTCCTCTCCATAAATTCAATCATATTTTTAGTTTTTTCGTCATATAAATCTATTATTGGTACAGAACTATCGTATATATCTGTAAGACCTTCTATTATTCCTTTACGATTTCTTCCCATAACTGATGTATAAATTTCCTTAGTCATAGTATATCCATACTTTTCAAACGTCTCCATCCAAAATTCAAGAGAAATTCTCTCTGAGTCAAACAAAACTCCATCCATGTCAAAAATAATTCCTTCTACTTTTTGCATACAATTCCTCCAATATTTTTTGATATAATTATATTACACTTTTTATGATTAATTTTACAACCCTCAATTTATCCAATTCTAATATTGTAAAATTGTAATTTTCAAAAGTTACACTTTGGTTTACTTTAATATTTGAACCAAGCATATAGGATATCCACCCACCTATACTGTCAAATCCATCATGCTCTATATCAAGTCCAAAATACTTATTAATATAGTTGATAGATTCAGTTCCATCAACTAAGTAAGAACCTGCTCCTATTTTCTTAATATGAGTCTCTTCTTTGTCAAATTCATCTTGAATTTCTCCAACTATCTCTTCTAGTATATCTTCTATTGTTACCACACCAGATGTACCACCATATTCATCCACAACTATAGCAAGTTGAAGTTTTTCCTTTCTTATTCTCTCAAGAGCTTTATCTATAGTTAAATTTTCAGATATATATATAATATCTCTCAATATTTCTTCTAGTTCAATTTTATTTTCATTTATCTTTTGATTGTATAAATCTCTTATATGTACAAAACCTAATATATCATCTTTATTTTTTCTGCATACTGGATATCTTGTAACACCTTCCTCTTTTAAAATAGCTAATATCTTTTCTTCAGAATCACTTTCATATATACATACCATATCAGTTCTAGGAACCATTATCTCTCTAATTTTCTTTTCTTCAAATTCAAAAATATTATCAACTAATCTTTGCTCTGATTCATCTATAAGTCCACTTTTATAACTTTCTTCTACTAATAGTCTTATTTCGTCACCTGTATGGGGTTCATCAACCTCATCAGCTTGTGAATATCCAAATGGTTTAAGAAATAAATCAGTACTTAAGTTGAAAAAATATATTATTGGATATGTTAACTTATAAAATCCTACTAATAAAAAAGATGTACTCAACATTATTTTTTCTGTATTATAAAGTGCTAAAGCTTTAGGAACCAACTCTCCTATTACAACCTCCATCATTGTTATAATTAAAAAAGAAATGGAAATTGATATAGTATATATAATACTTTCACTAAGATTAAATACACTTACTATTGGTAAAATTAACTCTTTAACTGTAGATTCTCCCATCCAACCTAATGCAAGTGAACAAAGTGTTATACCAAGTTGACATGCAGAAAGATAGGAATTTAAGTTGTCTTTTATTATTTTACATCTTTTTGCATTATTATTACCTTCAGCTATCATGGTATCAATCCTAGAACTACGAAGTTTTACCATAGCAAATTCACAAGCTACAAAAAAAGCATTTATCAAAACAAGCATTACTATAAGTGTTACTTTTAATAACTCCCGCATAAAGTATTGGTTCTTATAATGTAAGAAATCTATAAGAACTCAAAGTTCCCCCCTTATATTTATAAATTTAATTTATAATATATATTCTATCATATTTATTAATATATCCTACTTTATTACAAATAATTTTTATAAACTAAATAACCCCTTTAATATTTATGACTGGCTATTTGATAAATATTAAAGGGGTTATTTAGTTATCATTTTTTATTTCTAAAAATCTTTTCTCAAATGATTTAGTTATCTATTTATCCAATTTTTTACATAATTTAATGATTAAAAATATTAATTTTTTCACTATAAAGTACAAATATTATCTGATTATTAAAATAAATATTAATACTATAAATAAAAACGAAGCATGATTTTTATTTAAATAAATCTCAAACTTCGTCTTTACTTACTTAGATATTTATTTACTTTCTAAATCCTATTATTTTTAAAACCTTATCTTTTCAATACTTCACCACATTTATTCTCAGTAATCTCTCCATTTTCTAACGCAATTTTTCCATTTACAATTACATATTCAACACCATTGGCTAGTAATTGTGGCTTTGAAAAATCAATATCTTCTGACCTAGGATAACTATAGTTATCCATGTCAATAACTGCTATATCAGCTATCAACCCTTCTTTAAGAATACCTCTATTTTTTATTTTAAATTGCCTAGCTGGTAATGAAGTAACTCTTCTTACAATCTCTTCCAATCTAACACCAGACTTTCTGTACATATTGAAGAAAATTGGAAAAGCTCCTCTTCTTTGTAGTTCAAACCATGACATATCCCCACCCACACTAAACAAACAATCTGAACCAACCATAACAAATGGATTATCAATTATTTTATCATCATGTAGTTTATCTGGGAAATCAGCTCTATACATTCCTCCTAAACAAAAGATAAGTTCTTCGTCTCCATCTAAAAGTAAATCGAGTAATAACTTGTCTTCATCTATTCCTTTTTGTGTAGCTATTTCACGTATTGATTTCTTTTCCATATTAATATCTTTAGTGTTTAGAAGTATTATACTCCCCCTATCTCCAAGTATAAATGCTTCTTTTAATATAAGTGTTCTTCCCTCTTCATTTCTAAGAGCATCCATTACCCCATCTATACCTAATTCAAATAGACTAGATGATATTGCCATAATAAATTGAATTACTCTTTTTTTCTTCATACAATGCCCAGAACTTCTTGGTACTGTGTCAACCATTATTTCAACACCATTATACCTAGCCTTTAATATATCATCAAATGCTTCTATTTCAACTGGACTTAAGTGAGATACTTGAACCCTAGCACCACTTTTTTGCCCAACCTCTATGGCTTCTTTTACTGCATTATATCTTCCTATGTAATCTCTAATATGAGATGTATATATACCATCATACTCTTTAATCTGCCTTGCAATATCAACAAGTTCATCAATATCAGCATACTTACTTGGTATATATGCCAATCCAGTAGATATTCCAAAAGCACCACTTTTCATTCCATCATTTATTATATCTGTAATTTCATTTTTTTCCTTTTCTGTAGGAGGTCTATCCTTAGAACCTCCCATAACACTCCATCTTATAGTCCCATGCCCCAACAAGAATCCCATATTAACAGAAATACCACTTTTAGATATAAGGTCACAATATTCTGTAAAATTATTCCAACATTTATTTTTATCTATAAGATACTTTTTTTCTTCTTCAAGTAATAGACCATTTTTATACATATATTCATACACATTTTCAGAAGAATATGGTGTTATAGAATGTCCACAATTACCATTTATAGTTGTTGTAACTCCTTGTTTTAGAAACTTTTCAAATTTACCATCTAGTATTGCTACTATTTCTTCATGAACATGAGGGTCAATAAATCCAGGTGTTATAACTTTTCCACAACAATCAATCTCTTTATTTGTATTGCTATTTATCTTAGAATCTATTTTTGCTATTAAGTTGTCTTTAATTGCTATATCTCCATAAAAACCAGGATTACCTGTACCATCTATTATAAATCCATTTTTTAAGATTAAATCATATATCAAAATATTCCCTCCTTAAAAACCAATTTTTAAATAATCTTAATGTAATTTTTATATTTGAAAATCAAATTATTATATTTCATATTTGAAAATTCACTATTATTTCATTGTAATTAGTCACTAAGCTTATCTTTATACATAGCTCTTGCAATTAATATAGTACCAAATACACATATAAGAACTACTAGAGACTGTGGTATTATACCTTGCTTTGATAATATAATAGTCAATACAGATATTACAATTGCTACTAGACCTAATTTTTTATCTTGTAAAAATACTTGTCCAAAAACTGACCCAAATAGAGCTGGTAAAATTAAGTTTAATTTTTCTACTACTTCAGCTGGAATTTTAGATAATACGCTTCCTCCTAAAATTACCCCTATAGTTAGTATACTTATATTCACTAAAATAGATACAGCTATTCCTATTGTAGATATTATCGAGCCTTCTTCTGTACCTGATTCAACTTCTGCTGCCTTTTGAGCTGCTATTGAACATGGTAGCCTCATATTAGATATATTACCAGAAAGAAAACTCATATAAGTTCCTGGGATACCTAAGATTGGTGAATAAGAAACTGGTTCTATTATGTAATTTGGAGCACTCATACTGACAATTGCCATTGTACTTGCTAATAATGCTGATATTGGAGGCATAATACCAAATCCAAAGCTCAAAATTATTCCAGGAACTAATGCTGCTATAATACCCAAAGATAGTGTTAGTCTTCCATACCTTATCATAAAAGGTAAATATTCTTCATTGTATATAGATTTTACTTTACTCATAAAACTCCCCCCTTATATTACTGAAGCTATTATCATTCCGCTAAACATTGATATTGTAAGCCCCCACTCTCTTAACCATTTTATATTTTTCTTCTTTTCAAGCATACACAATATTACCATTATAGCCATTCCACTTATACATGCAATTGTTCCATTATCAAAACGCAACACCCTATCAGCATTTAGATATGCAAATGAACCCAACATTGCTCCTAGAGATATTATTGGTATAAATGATTTCTTGCCACTAGATATAACATTGGTTATCTTATCTAGTTTATGTCCAAATAGTAATGTGAATATTATCCATCCTAAAGAACCTAATATCATAGTCCAAACTGCATTTGTAAATGCAAGTTTTGTCATTTCAGGAGAACCTAAAGTTATACCTAATGCATCTGTTCCAAATCCGGCTGACATTGATTCAAAAATTACAGAACCTATAAATGATAATCTCATCCATGCTATAGGCCCACCCATAGTTACTATAAGCGATACCATTCCAGCAAATATAGTCATTGAAGGCCCAATAGCTGAAATAGCACTACTCTTAACAGCTGACTTTATTTGTTTATCTGTTATTCCCATTGTTTTACCAACTTTGCAAGATTTTATAGCAAATATAAGGGATTGTACCACTACTATTGATACTGCTACTGTACTCGCTATCCACAAAAGTGGATGATTAGCTAATTTTAAATAATCCATTTATAAAACCTCCCTATAAATCCTCAAATTTTATTAATATTTCTAATATATCTATTTCCAAACCTGTTTTAGTACTCTAAGTATATTTCCACCTAGTACCTTCTCTATTTCCTCATCACTATATCCATGCTTTACTAAATATCTAACAATGTTTTTTGAAGTTTCTGTTGGGTTCTCAAGACCTTCTACATATTCTACTTTGGGATGTTCTTTTGTTCCTGTTATTTTTTTTATATCAAATTTAGCAGCTAGTACTGAGTGTAATTTTACATGGTCGCCATATACTGTATCTGGTCCAAAAGCTACATGGTCTATTCCTACTAAATTTTTAATATACTCAAAATGTTCCATAAATGACTCTATTGAATGTTCTTTATTCTTCTCTGTTATTGTAGTATGAGGTGCTGCTTCTACACCTATAACCCCTCCTTTTTTAGCACATGCTATTAATACTTCATCTGGAGTTAGTCTCTTTGTGTTCCATAAACTTCTTGCCCCAACATGGCTTAATATTATTGGGTCCTTGCTATATTCTATTACATCAAGTGTAGTTTGAACTCCAACGTGAGAGCAATCTATTGCCATTCCAATTTTATTCATTCTTTCAACAGCTTTTTTCCCAAAATTTGTAAGACCTCCATCTTTCTCTTCTTTTAGTCCTGAACCTAATGCATTGGATTCGCTGTATGTTATACCCATTAACCTTATACCAAATCCATACAGTATATCTATTCTGTCAAGTTCATTTTCTATTGGTGCTGCACCTTCTAATGTTGGTATCAATGCTACTTTACCTTCACTTTTAGCTCTGTATATATCTTCTACTTTTTCACACTTTATGACAAAATCTTGATGAGCTAAATCACATAGTCTCATGCCTAAATCTATTAATATATCATCCCATTTCCACCCTGAATTTGATGTTATCGTACATACACCATCCATTAAATTATCAAATATAGCATCATAATATCCTCTTGATAATGCTTCATAAGCGCATCTTTGTTTACCTTCCCTATTATATTCAAATATATCTCTTTCTAGGTGTTCTGGAAATAATACTGGATGTTCATGTAATGATATAAATATTTTTTCATCCACTATACTTTTAACCTTCGCTTCTTGAATATCATCTAATTCAATAAGGTACTCTTTAACTCTTTTATCTCCTTTACACATCTCAATAGATGAAATATCTTTTCCTTTTTCTAAATAACTATAGGCTTCATATCCTTTGTAAGCTGACTTCATAACAACATCCTCCAAGTTCTACAATTTTTTATATTTTTCCTATGTAGCAATTGATGTGCCAAAATATAAATTTTAATTGTATAATAAATCTTGCAAAAAATAAAAACAGTAGTAAGGTTGATATTTACTACTGTTTTATTAAAAATAATCTTCTTAGATTATTTATTCAATATTTTTGAATTATCTTAATCTTAAAGATAATTTTATTTATTTCTATCCATTATAGGGATTTTTTTAGGGTGTTTTGCCTTTTTAGTCCCCTATATCACTCCCTTAATTTTTACATATGATATAAAGTTCTTTCCTTCATCAGTTATAAAACTACCTTGTTTTTTTACTCCAGATAAAAGTAAACCATGGCTCTTTAACTTATCTATTCTTTTTCTAATTTGGTCTACACTTAAAACTATATCTTTTTCTTTTAAAATCTCTTGCAGTTTATTTCTTCCTAATAATATATTTTTATTATTCCAAGTTTCTATACTGGTCAATATACATATACTTTCCTCAAAGAAATTAGATTGTTTGAAATCTAAGATAATTGAATCGAAATTTTCATTAACTAAAGTATTGTTTTTTTCAAATCTAAATTGTTCTGGCAAATGCTCGTAATCTACTCTATCTTCCTCAACTATAGTATCAATATAATAAATTAAATTTTTAAGCTCTCTTACATTTCCTGGCCATTCATACAATGTTAAAGCTTGCATTGATTCCTCTGTAAAACATTTGTTGCTATTTATTTCATCTAAAAAATACTTACTTATAAGAGGTATATCTTCCTTACGTTCTCTAAGTCTAGGTATCTCTATATGTAATACATTAATCCTATAATACAAATCTTCTCTAAAGGAACCTTCTTTAATTTTTTTCTTTAAATCTTTATTTGTTGCAGCTATAATTCTAACATCTATTGGTATAATTTTACTTCCGCCCATTCTCATAACTTCTTTTTCCTGTAATACTCTTAGCAATCTCTGCTGTACATCTAAAGATATATCACCTATCTCATCTAAAAAAATTGTTCCTGTGTGTGCTCTTTCAAATATACCCATTTTCCCACCTTTTATTGCTCCTGTAAAACTTCCTTCATCATAGCCAAAAAGTTCACTTTCAATAAGTGTATCTGACAAAGAAGATAGATTAACTGCAACAAATGGCTTGTTTTTTCTTAGAGATTCATTATGTATTGCCTGGGCAAATATTTCTTTTCCTGTTCCATTTTCTCCAAGTATCAACACAGAAAAGTCTGTAGTTGCTATTTTTCTTGCAATATTAATTTTTTCTTTTATTATTTTACTCTCACCTACAACACTCTCAAATGTATACTTTGATACAAAACCTTTTGACTGAAGTTTATTTTGAATCTTGTCCTCAAGCTCTTGAATTGCACTTATATTTTTAATGCTTATAATACTCTTTATTCGTTCATTATTTTCATAAACATTTACTTTATTAATTATCAGTTTTTTGTTATTTAAATTTACTACTTCATCATTAACTTCATCTTCTTGAAAAAATATTTTTTTGACAACCTTATCACTAAATAAGTCCATAAAGTTATTAGATATAATTTCATTTTGGTCTATTCCAACTAGATTAGAAAATACTTTGTTGCAATATATAAATTTTCCTAATTTATCAACAGAAGCAATACCTTCATCTATAATCTCCAAAAAACTCTTCATGGTTTTATTCATAGTTGTATAATACCTATATCCACTTACTGTATCTTCATTGTATTTTTCCTTAATAATATGTAATTTATCTATAGATATATTTAGTTTTGTAAAGATTTCTATAACTGTATTTATATCAATTACCTTATCACCTATGTCAATTATTTGCTTTATGTTTTGTGGTATGCTGTTTCTGCTTCCTGTAATAATTCCAATCTCACATTTAGACTTATCACAACCTGGATAATATGGTATTAGATTAATATGAATTAATCCTAGTTTTCTAATTATCTTGGCAGTTTCATCTGCTGACTCTTTATAAGCATCTATAACCATAACATCAGAATCATTTTCTATACTTATTATCTGATTTATATTTTCAATATTTATAGTACGATGTACTATTACAATAGGTATATTTTTATCAATATTATTATGTATATATTCCTTTATATCATTGTCTGAACATACTACAAGCTCATAGCTTGACAGTTCAATATTTATCCTATTTACATATACCAAGTTATCTATATTACAAAATTCTCCAAATATATTTTCCAATTGTTTTGATATATCTATATTTATTTTGTCATCAGTTGATACAAATAAAATATTATGTTTTTTCATAGTCCCACCTCCTGTTTAACGAGTATAGAAAGTAATAATTTGGTCTATTGTAGCACTTTTTAAAAAAGTTTTAAATCTTAAAAATCAAATTTTGTACCATTTACTATTATTTTCCATAATAAAATAATGTAAGCTATTTTTTTCACATATAATTTAATTTCTAAAACGGTTAGTTTGACATTATTGGAATATAAACAAAAATTTAATATAAATTCGTTAATATATTAATACATTTTTAAGAATGATAAGGAATAAATTATAACAAATTTTAGGAATATATAATAATAGGGTCTCAGAACTTAGTTACAAGTTCTAAAACCCTATTTGTTTAGTGTAAAAAACATCATAAAATTTAGCTTAAATCTTTTCACATAATATTACTCTTTTTCTAAGTGATAATAAAATATATCTATTCCTCTAAAAACTGTAAAAATTCCTGATTAAATAGTTTAAGCTCATCATAGAATATAGCATGACCACTATACTCAAAAGTATATAAAATTGAATCTTCTATTTTTTCATTCATAAAAACTGCAAATTCATACGGACATATTTCATCTAATTTCCCATGAAATATACCAGTAGGCACTCTTACACATTTTAAATCATTAAATAATTCTTCATCTCTTAAAGATACAGCAGTTCCAATAGTGCCAATACCTGATGCACTAAAACCAATATCATTAAACCATCTTCTAAAGCTTTCTGGTGGATTTGATGCAAATACTTTTTCTCCAAAATCGGTTACCATTTCTGGTCTATCAGTACAGGCTTGTGCTATCAATTTATTTACATCTTCACGTGTCATACCATATGGAAATTCTGGAGGTCTTTGTACAAATGATGGTGCAGCAGCTGCAGCTAATACCAATTTTGACACTCCATATCCATTAAATAAACTCATATACCTAAGTACGATTGCTCCTCCCATTGAAAAACCAACAAGGGTAAAGTCTTTTAATCCAATAGCATGTACCACCTTATAAATATCGTCTGCTAATTGGCTATAAGTATATCCTCCTGATGTTGCATCAGATTTACCAAAACCTCTTAAATCAATTGAAACTGTTCTATATCCGAGTTTTGGCAATATATTTGTTTGATATTCAAATATCTTATGTCCTAAGGGCCAACCATGTATAAAAAGTACAGTTTTTTTAGCACTCGGATTCAAATCATATACTGCTATGTTTATATCATTCACATATACATAATACATATCAACAGCAACTCCCTTCAAGAAAATGTATGATGGTTATTTTATATATATGAATAAAATGATGAATAACTAAATTTTCAAATTTATTTACAATACTTCTCTATTGCCTTTTCAAATAAACTTACATGAAGTTTTTCATCTAGGATTATTCTATTTAATATAGCTTTTATATAAGGGTCTTCAATAAGACTTATATCTTTATAATAATTATTAATAGCCACATGCTCCAAATGCAAATCTAGTTTTAATCTGTTACAAATAGAATTTCCATAACATACAAAACCACCATTCCAATATGCACCACAAGAACTTGTAGAACCTCTATATACAGGATTTCCACCCAATAATCTTATAGTCTTTGCTAATATCTCCATATGTAACATTTCTGTTATAGATATATTTATCCACATTTCACTTAACTCTCTATGCGTTTCATCTAAATCAAAATTATGGTATAGATATTGATTTACACTCGTAAATTCACTTGATACTCCGGCATAGTCATCCATCAATAATTCTGCATAGTACTTATTTGGACCTAAAACTTTTATCTCTGGATATGGCTCATCACTTGAATATCCATTTCGCTTGTGCATGTCATAATGTGCATCACTCATAATATCTCCTCCTTTAAATTTAATGTATGATATTAATTGTATGCATCACGACTTTTTCATATAACTTAGATAATAAAATCTACTTAAATAATAAAAAGCCATATTAATTAAAATTAACATGACCTTTTATCCACAAAATTACTTTTTAATTATTCATCTTTTCCAGCTACTGATAGCTCTTTAATAACAACTGAAGGCGAACCTATACTACTCATTGGAAATTCTAAATCTGCTCCTATAGCTTCAATATCTTTTAACAGGTCAAAATAGTTTCCTGCTACTGTAATTTGCTCTACTGGAAATACTTTTTTTCCTTCTTTGATATAAAAGCCTTTGGCAGCTAAAGAAAAGTCTCCTGTTACTGAATTTGCACCTGAATGAAGTCCTGCAAAGCTAGTAACCATCAATCCTTCATCTATATCCTTTATAATTTCATCTAAAGATTTATCTCCTTTCTCTATATAAAAATTAGTTGGATATATGCTTATAGGTGATGAATATGAAGATTTTATTCCATTTCCTGTAGTCTTTACACCTGCCTTATTAGCCGTTTTTAAGTTATGAAGTAAAGTTATAAGCTTTCCATTTAAAACAACTTCTTTTTTAAATGTAGCTACTCCTTCATCATCAAAAGGAGTAGATGCCATACCATTTTCTAAAAGTGGGTCATCAACTATTGTAACTATAGGAGATGCTATCATGTCTCCTTCTCTATTTTTCAATAAAGATAATCCTTTTTGAGCTGAATCTGCATTAAATATCCCAGAAAATGTGCTAAGCAAAGATACCATAGCTTCATTAAGCAATATAGTTTTATATTTACCTGATGGAATACTCTTACCACCTACTTTAGATAAAGCATTATCAACACCAAGTTTTGCTATCTCACAAGGTTTTATTTCTTCAATAGAATTTGCTATATTATATCCTATTCCATCATATTTTTGTCCATTGTCTTCTATGATAGGAACTACAAACCCTATAAGCATATTAGTTTTATTACTTAAATTAAGACCTTTAGTATTAGATATACCATTACTTGATACAGAATAAGATATAGTACATTTAGATAAATTTACCACCTTATCTGAATAAGCTTTAGTCTCTCTTTCCATTTCTAAAGCTAAATCAATCAACTTATCTGCCTCTAAATTTTCTAGCTCTTTAGAATAAGTCTTTACATCATTATAGTGCTTATCTCCTTCATATATAAATTGTACATCTTCATTTTCAATAGTGTTTACTCCATCTTTTACATTTTTTATCAACATATCAACAGCTTTATCATCTAAAATTTCTGTATAAGAATAACCTATCTTTCCATTTACCTTACCTCTAAAAGATAAACCAAAAGATTTATCAAGATTGTATTTCTCAACTTCTCCTTCATATATATTTATACTTAAATTTTCTCCTGTATAATAATATATTTCACACTCTTCAAAACCTTCACTTAGAGCCTTTTTAAATAATATATCTTTAAAATTTTTAAGTTCCACAATTATCCCTCCTATCTTCCACCTACAGTAATTTCTTTTACCCTTATCATAGGTTGGCCTACATTAGTTGGTATACTTCCTGATGATGAGCCACACATCCCCTGAGCTTGTTTTACGTTATTCCCAACCATATCTATATTCATAAGTATATCGCTACCTTTTCCAATTAAACTAGCACCTCTAACTGGCTCTTGTATTTCTCCATTTTTTATTAAGTAACCTTCTGAAACTACAAAATTAAACTCTCCTGTTACAGGATTTACAGAACCACCACCCATTTTTTTAGCATAAAGTCCATCTGGTATTGACTTTATAATATCTTCTGGTTTATCCTCTCCAGCAGCAATATAAGTGTTAGTCATCCTTGAAGTTGGTGCAAATTTGTAGTTCTGTCTACGAGAACTTCCTGTAGGATTCATTCCCATTCGTCTACCATTAAGTTTATCTATCATATAAGACTTCAAAATTCCATTTTCAATCAGTATATTCTTTTGAGTTGGATTTCCTTCATCATCTATATTCATAGAACCCCAGTAGTTTGGTATTGTACCATCATCTATAGCTGTAATCTTTGTGGAAGCAATCTGTTGACCTAATTTATCTGCAAATACAGAGTTCCCCTTTGCAACTGATGTAGCTTCCAAAGAATGTCCA from Clostridioides difficile ATCC 9689 = DSM 1296 includes the following:
- a CDS encoding sigma-54 interaction domain-containing protein, coding for MKKHNILFVSTDDKINIDISKQLENIFGEFCNIDNLVYVNRINIELSSYELVVCSDNDIKEYIHNNIDKNIPIVIVHRTINIENINQIISIENDSDVMVIDAYKESADETAKIIRKLGLIHINLIPYYPGCDKSKCEIGIITGSRNSIPQNIKQIIDIGDKVIDINTVIEIFTKLNISIDKLHIIKEKYNEDTVSGYRYYTTMNKTMKSFLEIIDEGIASVDKLGKFIYCNKVFSNLVGIDQNEIISNNFMDLFSDKVVKKIFFQEDEVNDEVVNLNNKKLIINKVNVYENNERIKSIISIKNISAIQELEDKIQNKLQSKGFVSKYTFESVVGESKIIKEKINIARKIATTDFSVLILGENGTGKEIFAQAIHNESLRKNKPFVAVNLSSLSDTLIESELFGYDEGSFTGAIKGGKMGIFERAHTGTIFLDEIGDISLDVQQRLLRVLQEKEVMRMGGSKIIPIDVRIIAATNKDLKKKIKEGSFREDLYYRINVLHIEIPRLRERKEDIPLISKYFLDEINSNKCFTEESMQALTLYEWPGNVRELKNLIYYIDTIVEEDRVDYEHLPEQFRFEKNNTLVNENFDSIILDFKQSNFFEESICILTSIETWNNKNILLGRNKLQEILKEKDIVLSVDQIRKRIDKLKSHGLLLSGVKKQGSFITDEGKNFISYVKIKGVI
- a CDS encoding alpha/beta fold hydrolase, whose translation is MYYVYVNDINIAVYDLNPSAKKTVLFIHGWPLGHKIFEYQTNILPKLGYRTVSIDLRGFGKSDATSGGYTYSQLADDIYKVVHAIGLKDFTLVGFSMGGAIVLRYMSLFNGYGVSKLVLAAAAAPSFVQRPPEFPYGMTREDVNKLIAQACTDRPEMVTDFGEKVFASNPPESFRRWFNDIGFSASGIGTIGTAVSLRDEELFNDLKCVRVPTGIFHGKLDEICPYEFAVFMNEKIEDSILYTFEYSGHAIFYDELKLFNQEFLQFLEE
- a CDS encoding ferritin-like domain-containing protein, translating into MSDAHYDMHKRNGYSSDEPYPEIKVLGPNKYYAELLMDDYAGVSSEFTSVNQYLYHNFDLDETHRELSEMWINISITEMLHMEILAKTIRLLGGNPVYRGSTSSCGAYWNGGFVCYGNSICNRLKLDLHLEHVAINNYYKDISLIEDPYIKAILNRIILDEKLHVSLFEKAIEKYCK
- a CDS encoding TldD/PmbA family protein; protein product: MELKNFKDILFKKALSEGFEECEIYYYTGENLSINIYEGEVEKYNLDKSFGLSFRGKVNGKIGYSYTEILDDKAVDMLIKNVKDGVNTIENEDVQFIYEGDKHYNDVKTYSKELENLEADKLIDLALEMERETKAYSDKVVNLSKCTISYSVSSNGISNTKGLNLSNKTNMLIGFVVPIIEDNGQKYDGIGYNIANSIEEIKPCEIAKLGVDNALSKVGGKSIPSGKYKTILLNEAMVSLLSTFSGIFNADSAQKGLSLLKNREGDMIASPIVTIVDDPLLENGMASTPFDDEGVATFKKEVVLNGKLITLLHNLKTANKAGVKTTGNGIKSSYSSPISIYPTNFYIEKGDKSLDEIIKDIDEGLMVTSFAGLHSGANSVTGDFSLAAKGFYIKEGKKVFPVEQITVAGNYFDLLKDIEAIGADLEFPMSSIGSPSVVIKELSVAGKDE